In one window of Flavobacterium ginsengisoli DNA:
- a CDS encoding N-acetylglucosamine kinase: protein MKLIVDSGSTKADWIAIDDNGKVLFTTQTLGLNPEILDEPEIIERLNDRFDILQNKKNATHLFFYGAGCGTDRMKEWLKRIFQEYFSNAIVDVQEDTYAAVYATTPKGQEAIVSILGTGSNCSYFDGKVLHQKVQSLGYIVMDDCSGNVFGKELIRKYYFNKMPKELAVELEKEYDVDPDFIKNKLYKEPNPNAYLATYAKFLIKHKDTEFCRKIIFKGMKSFVKNYIKQFDNCKEVPVHFVGSIAFYLKDELQETFNKYELQLGNVLRRPIDGLIAYHVANQ, encoded by the coding sequence ATGAAATTAATAGTTGATAGTGGATCTACTAAAGCCGATTGGATTGCGATAGATGATAATGGAAAAGTATTATTCACAACACAAACTTTAGGATTAAATCCTGAAATTCTAGACGAGCCAGAAATCATTGAAAGATTAAATGACCGTTTTGATATCTTACAAAACAAAAAAAATGCTACACATTTATTCTTTTATGGTGCCGGATGTGGTACTGATAGAATGAAAGAGTGGTTAAAAAGAATTTTCCAAGAGTATTTTTCTAACGCAATTGTAGACGTTCAAGAAGATACTTATGCGGCAGTATATGCAACAACTCCAAAAGGACAAGAAGCTATAGTTTCGATCTTAGGAACAGGTTCTAATTGCAGTTACTTTGATGGAAAAGTGTTGCATCAAAAAGTACAATCATTAGGTTACATCGTAATGGATGATTGTAGCGGTAACGTTTTTGGAAAAGAATTAATTAGAAAATACTATTTTAATAAAATGCCTAAAGAATTGGCTGTTGAACTTGAAAAAGAGTACGACGTTGATCCAGATTTTATTAAAAACAAATTATATAAAGAGCCAAATCCTAATGCTTATTTAGCTACTTATGCTAAATTCTTAATTAAGCATAAAGATACTGAGTTCTGCAGAAAAATCATTTTCAAAGGAATGAAGTCTTTTGTTAAAAATTACATCAAACAATTCGATAACTGCAAAGAAGTTCCAGTACATTTTGTTGGTTCTATTGCATTTTATTTGAAAGATGAATTGCAAGAGACATTTAATAAATATGAACTTCAATTAGGGAATGTTTTAAGAAGACCTATTGATGGATTAATTGCTTACCATGTCGCTAATCAATAG
- a CDS encoding methylglyoxal synthase: MEIAIIAHDGKKADLIDFLIKNEAVLHNEKIRLIGTGTTGGKAEAAGFKTQRMLSGPLGGDAQIAGRVAEGITQMVFFFKDPLSSHPHEADINMLIRVCDVHNVPLATNEATAQLLLDAIAQQL; the protein is encoded by the coding sequence ATGGAAATTGCCATTATTGCTCATGATGGAAAAAAAGCAGATTTAATTGATTTCTTAATCAAAAATGAAGCTGTTTTACACAATGAAAAAATAAGGCTTATTGGTACTGGTACTACTGGAGGAAAAGCAGAAGCTGCTGGATTTAAAACTCAGAGAATGCTTTCTGGACCTCTTGGAGGCGATGCGCAAATTGCAGGAAGAGTTGCGGAAGGAATTACGCAGATGGTTTTCTTTTTTAAAGATCCCTTGTCAAGTCATCCGCATGAAGCAGATATTAACATGCTAATTCGCGTTTGCGATGTGCATAATGTGCCGCTGGCAACCAATGAAGCAACGGCACAATTATTATTAGATGCTATTGCACAGCAATTATAG
- a CDS encoding N-acetylmuramoyl-L-alanine amidase family protein, whose translation MNRINKFKVIFTLFLIISSFCAHSQSNVFKVTLDAGHGDHDFGAVYSGRIEKNIALAIVLKVGKILELNPNVNVIYTRKTDVFIDLVERANIANRANSNIFVSIHCNANKNTAADGTETYVMGLSKVASNLEVAKKENSVITLEKDYKRKYEGYDPNSPESMIGMTLMQEEYLDNSITLATKIEENFEKLGKKLRHGGVKQAPFMVLHKAYMPRVLVETGFVSNPTEGNILNSEEGQDDIAKAIAEAILSYKREYFGTGAEATESRPVRDTTPAKPKTSAPVAVAKNSPKGTFFKVQLIASIKKTPLEPKNFKGLKNVTMVYENNIYKYFYEETSSYETAQKYLQEAKSKGYGAAFLVATKDGEKISIQDAIK comes from the coding sequence ATGAATAGAATTAACAAATTTAAGGTAATATTTACTTTATTTCTAATAATATCGTCCTTTTGTGCTCATAGTCAGTCAAATGTGTTTAAGGTAACACTTGATGCCGGACATGGAGATCATGACTTTGGAGCTGTTTACAGTGGACGAATTGAAAAAAATATTGCTTTAGCTATTGTTTTGAAGGTAGGAAAGATTTTAGAGCTAAATCCTAATGTTAATGTAATTTATACTCGAAAAACAGATGTTTTTATAGATTTGGTAGAGAGAGCTAATATTGCAAACAGAGCAAATTCGAATATTTTTGTGTCTATTCACTGTAATGCAAACAAAAATACAGCAGCCGACGGAACAGAAACCTATGTTATGGGTTTAAGTAAAGTAGCATCAAACCTTGAAGTCGCGAAAAAAGAGAACTCTGTAATTACATTAGAGAAAGATTATAAACGTAAATATGAAGGTTACGATCCTAATTCTCCAGAATCTATGATTGGTATGACTTTAATGCAAGAAGAATATTTAGATAATAGTATAACGCTTGCTACCAAAATAGAGGAAAATTTTGAAAAATTAGGAAAAAAACTTCGTCATGGAGGAGTAAAACAAGCGCCTTTTATGGTACTTCACAAAGCATATATGCCAAGAGTTTTGGTTGAAACTGGCTTTGTGTCGAACCCAACAGAAGGAAATATTTTGAATTCTGAAGAAGGTCAAGATGATATTGCGAAAGCAATTGCAGAAGCAATCTTAAGTTACAAACGCGAATATTTTGGGACAGGAGCGGAAGCTACTGAGAGTCGGCCCGTAAGAGACACTACTCCTGCAAAACCTAAAACAAGTGCGCCAGTTGCAGTAGCGAAGAATAGTCCAAAAGGGACTTTTTTTAAAGTACAGCTTATTGCAAGCATCAAAAAAACACCTTTAGAACCTAAAAACTTTAAAGGATTGAAAAATGTAACGATGGTATATGAAAACAATATTTATAAATATTTCTACGAAGAAACTTCAAGTTACGAGACAGCCCAAAAATATCTGCAAGAAGCTAAAAGTAAAGGATATGGCGCTGCATTTTTAGTAGCAACTAAAGATGGTGAAAAAATCAGTATTCAGGACGCGATTAAATAA
- a CDS encoding MlaD family protein: MKLTREIKTAILVIVSILLFIWGYSFLKGRDLFTNYTVLYAEYDNVEDLAPSAPVTLNGLAIGKVSKITIDEVTGKLLVELQLKTDFPISKSSTAAIYSPSLIAGKQIKIIPNFADKELAEDGQKLTSTVELGLTESLGGKIEPIQQKLDKMLLNIDNLVTGLNNTLDKNTQENLKKTIAELSQTMQQFHKASGSLNNILDTNKGQINGMVTNFNKMSGNFNKISDSLNKADLGKTVRNLNQTLAKVDVLMSNLNSGKGTAGKILNDEALYNNLTKTSKELELLLQDLRLYPTRYVNVSLFGKKNKPYVAPTEETNSTDKK, encoded by the coding sequence TTGAAACTAACAAGAGAAATTAAAACGGCTATTTTAGTCATCGTATCTATTTTATTATTTATCTGGGGATATAGTTTTTTAAAAGGCAGAGATCTTTTTACTAATTATACCGTATTATACGCTGAATATGATAATGTTGAAGACTTAGCACCATCAGCTCCAGTAACACTTAACGGACTTGCAATTGGTAAAGTAAGTAAAATTACAATTGATGAAGTAACTGGTAAATTATTGGTTGAACTTCAGCTTAAAACAGATTTTCCAATTTCTAAAAGCAGTACAGCCGCAATTTATTCTCCAAGTTTAATTGCAGGAAAACAAATTAAAATCATTCCAAATTTTGCTGACAAAGAATTAGCTGAAGACGGACAGAAATTAACTTCTACTGTTGAATTGGGGTTGACAGAATCATTAGGAGGAAAAATAGAGCCAATTCAGCAAAAGCTTGATAAAATGCTTTTGAATATTGATAATTTGGTTACAGGATTAAACAATACTTTAGACAAGAATACTCAGGAAAATCTAAAGAAAACAATTGCTGAGTTGAGTCAAACAATGCAACAATTTCATAAAGCATCTGGCAGTCTTAACAATATCTTAGATACCAATAAAGGTCAGATAAATGGAATGGTTACAAACTTCAATAAAATGTCTGGCAACTTCAATAAGATTTCAGATTCATTGAACAAGGCAGATTTAGGTAAAACAGTTCGTAACTTGAACCAAACTTTAGCTAAAGTTGATGTTTTAATGAGTAATTTGAATTCTGGAAAAGGGACAGCAGGAAAAATACTTAACGATGAGGCATTGTACAATAACCTGACTAAAACTTCAAAAGAGCTAGAATTGTTATTGCAAGACCTTCGTCTTTATCCAACCCGTTACGTAAACGTTTCTCTTTTTGGAAAGAAAAACAAACCATACGTAGCACCAACAGAAGAAACAAACTCAACTGATAAAAAATAA
- a CDS encoding protease complex subunit PrcB family protein produces MKKVISVLAIFVLISCGVKKVESSNAALYEVLTKQSDGGGNIKFFEILTEPNEIKMLENDPNLAHKMKDPDVQDYNYVILNMGEKNTSGYSIDVEKVEETDKNIIITVKENSPAKDAMTMQVISYPYTVVKIHSKKEIIIK; encoded by the coding sequence ATGAAAAAAGTAATTTCTGTTTTAGCGATTTTTGTTTTGATTTCGTGTGGAGTAAAAAAAGTGGAAAGTTCAAATGCAGCATTGTATGAAGTTTTGACAAAACAATCGGACGGCGGTGGAAATATTAAATTCTTCGAAATTTTGACCGAGCCCAATGAAATTAAAATGCTTGAAAATGATCCAAATTTGGCTCATAAGATGAAAGATCCAGATGTTCAAGATTACAACTATGTAATTTTGAATATGGGTGAAAAAAATACAAGCGGTTATTCTATTGATGTTGAGAAAGTAGAAGAAACAGATAAGAATATCATTATTACGGTAAAAGAAAATAGTCCGGCAAAAGATGCAATGACGATGCAGGTTATTTCATATCCTTATACAGTGGTGAAAATTCATTCTAAGAAAGAAATTATTATTAAATAA
- a CDS encoding UDP-2,3-diacylglucosamine diphosphatase produces MKKRNVELVILSDVHLGTYGSHAKELNNYLSSIKPKTLVLNGDIIDAWQFRKSYFPKAHLRVIQRIIGMASKGTKVYYITGNHDEILRKFSDMNMGNFALVDKLVLELDDKKAWIFHGDVFDASVQHSKWIAKLGGLGYDYLILMNRFANWCLAKLGREPYSFSKKIKASVKKAVKFISDFETTATDLAIEKNYDYVICGHIHEPKIVTKENKHGSTLYLNSGDWVENLTALEYHKKRWKLFSYKASNFAEEENLLEMEDLLTSQLISSIILK; encoded by the coding sequence TTGAAAAAAAGAAATGTCGAATTGGTCATCCTTTCTGATGTCCATTTAGGAACTTACGGAAGTCACGCCAAAGAATTAAACAACTATCTTTCAAGCATTAAACCCAAAACTTTAGTCTTAAATGGCGATATAATTGATGCTTGGCAGTTTCGTAAATCGTATTTTCCAAAAGCGCATTTACGAGTTATTCAGCGCATAATCGGAATGGCTTCTAAAGGAACAAAAGTTTACTATATTACTGGAAATCACGATGAGATACTTAGAAAATTCAGTGATATGAATATGGGAAATTTTGCTCTTGTTGATAAATTAGTTTTAGAATTAGATGATAAAAAAGCTTGGATTTTCCACGGAGATGTCTTTGACGCTTCTGTTCAGCATTCAAAATGGATTGCAAAGTTGGGCGGATTAGGTTATGATTATTTAATTTTAATGAATCGATTTGCTAACTGGTGTCTGGCAAAACTAGGACGCGAGCCGTATTCTTTTTCGAAAAAAATAAAAGCAAGTGTTAAAAAAGCAGTAAAATTTATTTCTGATTTTGAAACCACTGCAACAGATCTAGCCATTGAAAAAAACTACGATTATGTAATTTGCGGACATATTCATGAACCAAAAATCGTAACCAAAGAAAACAAACATGGTTCTACTTTATACCTGAATTCTGGCGACTGGGTAGAAAATTTAACTGCGTTGGAATACCATAAAAAACGCTGGAAACTGTTTTCTTATAAAGCTAGTAATTTTGCTGAAGAAGAAAATCTTTTAGAAATGGAAGATCTTCTCACTTCTCAGCTAATTTCTTCGATAATACTAAAATAG
- the aroC gene encoding chorismate synthase, which translates to MAGNSFGTLYKVTTFGESHGEALGGIIDGCPPGIQLDFEAIEVDMARRKPGQSAIVTQRKEPDSVQFLSGIFEGKTTGTPIGFIIPNTNQKSDDYSHIKDNYRPSHADYVYDQKYGLRDYRGGGRSSARETASRVVAGAIAKQMLPEIKINAYVSSVGPIHLDTPYQELDFSKIESNPVRCPDEKSAAIMEEYIRDIRKQGDTVGGVVTCVIQNVPVGLGEPVFDKLHAELGKAMLSINAVKGFEYGSGFSGSEMKGSEHNDLYNPDGTTKTNLSGGIQGGISNGMDIYFRVAFKPVATIMQTQDSLDNKGNITPMTGKGRHDPCVVPRAVPIVEAMAAIVLADFYLINKTY; encoded by the coding sequence ATGGCAGGAAACAGCTTCGGCACACTATATAAAGTAACTACATTTGGGGAATCTCATGGTGAAGCTTTAGGCGGAATTATTGATGGATGCCCTCCAGGAATACAATTAGATTTTGAAGCAATTGAAGTAGATATGGCTAGAAGAAAACCAGGTCAGTCAGCAATTGTTACACAAAGAAAAGAACCAGACAGCGTTCAATTCTTATCAGGAATATTTGAAGGAAAAACAACTGGAACTCCAATTGGTTTCATTATTCCAAATACCAATCAAAAATCAGACGATTACTCTCATATAAAAGATAATTATAGACCAAGCCATGCTGATTATGTTTATGATCAGAAATATGGTTTACGTGATTATCGTGGTGGCGGAAGAAGTTCTGCAAGAGAAACAGCAAGTAGAGTAGTAGCAGGTGCAATTGCAAAACAAATGTTGCCTGAAATTAAAATCAATGCTTATGTTTCTTCTGTTGGGCCAATTCATTTAGATACACCTTATCAGGAATTGGATTTTTCTAAAATTGAAAGCAACCCTGTTCGTTGTCCAGATGAAAAATCTGCGGCGATTATGGAAGAATATATTCGTGATATCCGTAAACAAGGAGACACTGTCGGAGGTGTTGTAACTTGTGTAATTCAAAATGTTCCTGTTGGTTTAGGAGAACCTGTGTTTGATAAGCTTCATGCAGAATTAGGAAAAGCAATGCTTTCTATTAATGCAGTAAAAGGTTTTGAATACGGAAGCGGTTTTTCTGGTTCTGAAATGAAAGGAAGTGAACATAACGATTTATACAACCCTGACGGAACTACAAAAACAAATCTATCAGGCGGAATCCAAGGTGGTATTAGCAACGGAATGGATATTTATTTCAGAGTAGCATTCAAGCCAGTAGCAACTATTATGCAGACTCAAGATTCTTTAGATAATAAAGGTAACATTACACCAATGACAGGAAAAGGACGTCATGATCCGTGTGTAGTGCCTCGCGCAGTGCCAATCGTAGAAGCGATGGCGGCAATTGTTTTGGCAGATTTTTATTTAATCAACAAAACATATTAA
- a CDS encoding dicarboxylate/amino acid:cation symporter — MQEVTETKKQSFLSGLTGQIIIAMVLGAVLGIILHNTISPEAAQLFSGKIKMLATIFIRLVQMIISPLVFTTLVVGIAKLGDIKTVGRIGGKAIGWFFTASFISLLIGLFYVNVLQPGVGLKLEHVDMAAASEVTGKTQNLSFDNFVEHIVPKSIVEAMATNEILQIVVFSIFFGLAATSLGETVKPIIGAFDKLSHIVLKMVNYVMKFAPIGVFGAIAGVFAIRDAEELVITYFKFFGSFLIGISTLWVILILIGYIFLKGRMTELLRRITGPLAIAFGTTSSEAVFPKLTEELEAFGVKDKIVSFMLPLGYSFNLDGSMMYMTFASIFIAQFYNVHLDLGTQMAMLLVLMLTSKGIAGVPRASLVVVVATCGMFDIPIEGIALILPIDHFCDMFRSATNVLGNALATSVVGQWEDNKE, encoded by the coding sequence ATGCAAGAAGTTACAGAAACTAAAAAACAATCATTTCTTTCGGGATTAACAGGGCAAATTATAATTGCGATGGTTCTAGGAGCCGTTTTAGGCATTATATTGCACAACACTATTTCGCCAGAAGCGGCACAGTTATTTAGTGGCAAAATCAAAATGCTAGCAACGATTTTTATTCGTTTGGTGCAAATGATTATTTCTCCATTAGTTTTTACCACTTTGGTAGTAGGAATTGCAAAATTAGGAGATATTAAAACCGTTGGAAGAATTGGAGGGAAAGCTATTGGGTGGTTTTTTACAGCTTCATTTATTTCTCTTTTAATCGGATTGTTTTACGTAAATGTTTTGCAGCCAGGTGTTGGTTTAAAACTAGAACACGTTGATATGGCAGCAGCTTCTGAAGTTACTGGTAAAACACAAAATCTATCTTTTGACAATTTTGTTGAGCATATTGTGCCAAAAAGTATTGTTGAAGCAATGGCAACTAATGAAATCCTGCAGATTGTAGTCTTTTCTATTTTCTTCGGATTGGCAGCGACTTCTTTAGGAGAAACTGTAAAACCAATCATTGGTGCTTTTGATAAACTGTCTCATATCGTTTTGAAAATGGTAAACTATGTAATGAAGTTTGCTCCAATTGGAGTTTTTGGCGCCATTGCAGGTGTGTTTGCGATTCGTGATGCTGAGGAATTGGTTATTACTTACTTTAAGTTTTTTGGTTCATTTTTAATTGGTATCAGTACACTTTGGGTAATTTTAATCTTAATAGGATATATTTTCCTTAAAGGTAGAATGACAGAATTGTTAAGACGTATTACAGGACCTTTGGCAATCGCTTTTGGTACAACAAGTAGTGAAGCTGTATTTCCTAAATTAACAGAAGAGTTAGAAGCTTTTGGGGTAAAAGATAAAATTGTTTCTTTTATGTTGCCGCTTGGATATTCGTTTAACCTTGACGGAAGTATGATGTACATGACTTTTGCAAGTATCTTTATTGCTCAGTTCTATAATGTACATTTAGATTTAGGAACACAAATGGCGATGCTTTTAGTTTTAATGCTTACTAGTAAAGGTATTGCAGGTGTGCCACGTGCAAGTTTGGTTGTAGTTGTCGCAACATGTGGTATGTTTGATATTCCGATTGAAGGAATTGCATTAATTCTTCCAATTGATCACTTCTGCGATATGTTTAGAAGCGCAACAAATGTATTAGGAAATGCATTGGCAACTTCTGTTGTAGGACAATGGGAAGACAATAAAGAATAA
- a CDS encoding histidine kinase dimerization/phospho-acceptor domain-containing protein has translation MPQKRIFLLLFLVLNCFANSAIAQSHCNLDPKIDKTVKEALLNFREANFEKSLIYSRAALNAATAIKDYCLIARSYNIIAANYNELTEFDKAIFFYKKGLYYANKTNNDSIKCLLYNNLGNMYCFEKKQFDEGIRNYKKAVAFALKINDLKEVYFTNINIAWAYFDIGNFNQGHLFLKYVNSTKLKYNDGSTEVIVDMLNGIYSSHIKDDKAANAYFLSAIEAGKKCQEKSDLAHAYLEYSHFLNKINKHKEAYGALVNHYNLSDNLYDVKKLKRASQAGLSLELDEYKRQIDKVEGEKVEQSQSLRKSKIIVILFILISLILLILIVTLVKNIRYKKKHNLELLKAKEIAEEASLLKTQFISTISHELRTPLYGVVGITNMLARRA, from the coding sequence ATGCCCCAAAAACGGATTTTTTTACTATTATTCTTGGTTCTGAATTGCTTTGCCAATTCGGCAATTGCGCAATCTCATTGTAATCTCGATCCTAAAATTGATAAGACTGTAAAAGAAGCACTTTTAAATTTTAGGGAAGCTAATTTCGAAAAATCACTCATTTATTCCAGAGCAGCCTTAAACGCGGCAACAGCAATAAAAGATTATTGTCTTATTGCTCGTTCCTATAATATTATTGCGGCCAATTATAACGAATTAACAGAGTTTGATAAAGCTATTTTTTTCTATAAGAAAGGCCTCTACTACGCTAACAAAACCAATAATGATTCTATAAAATGCCTTCTCTATAATAATTTAGGGAATATGTATTGTTTTGAAAAGAAGCAATTTGATGAAGGGATTCGAAATTATAAGAAAGCGGTCGCTTTTGCTTTGAAAATTAATGATTTAAAGGAAGTTTATTTTACTAATATCAATATTGCTTGGGCTTATTTTGATATTGGAAATTTCAATCAAGGACATCTTTTTTTAAAATATGTTAACAGCACTAAATTAAAATACAACGACGGATCGACAGAAGTTATTGTTGATATGCTGAACGGTATTTATTCTAGTCATATAAAGGATGATAAAGCTGCCAATGCCTATTTTTTAAGTGCTATTGAGGCAGGAAAAAAATGTCAAGAAAAATCAGATCTGGCGCATGCTTATTTAGAATATTCTCATTTTTTGAATAAAATCAATAAACACAAAGAAGCTTACGGTGCTCTGGTTAATCATTATAATCTTTCGGATAACTTGTATGATGTTAAAAAGCTTAAAAGAGCATCTCAAGCAGGTTTAAGTCTTGAATTAGATGAATATAAAAGACAGATTGATAAAGTTGAAGGAGAAAAAGTAGAGCAATCTCAGAGTTTAAGAAAATCAAAAATCATTGTAATTCTTTTTATTTTGATTTCGCTAATTCTTCTAATTTTAATTGTCACTCTGGTAAAGAATATCAGATATAAGAAAAAACACAATTTAGAGCTTCTTAAAGCTAAAGAAATTGCAGAAGAAGCCTCTTTGCTCAAAACTCAATTTATATCGACGATAAGCCACGAATTAAGAACGCCGCTTTATGGAGTAGTTGGAATTACAAATATGCTTGCTAGAAGAGCATAA